A segment of the Streptomyces sp. P9-A2 genome:
GTCGGCCATGCGGGACCTCCGGGCGGAGTGGTGCGCGTGGACGGGGAAGGGAGGGGGATCGCGGCGCGGGAGGGCGCCCGATATGACGGGTTCGGGCTGATGGCCCGGACTGATCGGTGCGTTGGATATTGGCCTGGACCAATGAGGCGTGTCAAGGAGCAGTCAGGCGCGAGCATGTCAAGAGGGGTGTCGTCGGCGTGGGGATGCGGACGGCGTCAAGGTGCGGACGGCGTCAGGGTGCGGGCGGCGTCAGGGTCGCCGTGAACCGGTACCGCGAGCCGCGGTACACCGCGCGGACCCATTCGACCGGCGTTCCCGTCTCGTCCCGCGAGTGGCGGGACAGCCGCAGCATCGGCAGGCCCACGTCCGTGTGCAGCAGGTCGGCCTCCCGCGGTGTGGCGGGGGAGGTCTCGATGGTCTCGTCGGCCTCCGCCAGGCGTATGCCGTACACCTCGGTGAGCGTCGCGTAGAGCGAGGTGCGGCGGGCCAGGTTCCGGCGCAGGCCGGGGAAGCGGCGCGCGGACAGATGGGTCGCCTCGATCGCCATGGGTTCGCCCCCGGCCAGGCGCAGCCGCTCGACGCGCAGCACCTTCTCGCCCCGCCCCACCTCGAGCAGGGCCGCCAGTTCCTCACCGGCCGCGATGTGGTCGATGTTCAGGAGCTGGGAGGCGGGGGTGAGGCCCTGGTTGCGCATGTCCTCGGTGTACGAGGTCAGTTGGAGGGTCCGGTAGATCTTCGGGCGGGCGACGAAGGTGCCCTTGCCCTGGATGCGGATCAGCCGGCCCTCGCTCACCAGTTCCTGAAGGGCCTTGCGGACGGTGGTGCGCGAGGTCCGGAACTCGAGGGCGAGGGAGCGCTCGGCCGGCATCGGCGAGCCCGGTGGGCGCGCCTCGGTCAGGCCCAGTAAGTGCTGCTTGATGCGGTAGTACTTCGGGGCGCGGCCGGTGGGGTCCGGTGCCCCCGTGTCGGTCCGGGCGCTGCTGAGGTCCGTGCTCATGACCTGCCTTCCGGCTGCGGGGTCCGGCGGCGCGGGCGGCGGGCGCCGGCCGCGATGCACGTCGGCGGACGGCCGGGTTCGACGCCGCACGCTCGGCGGTCCCGTTATAACCGCACACCCTCTTTTGGTCTAGTCCAACCCTCGACACGTCCCTGTTCAAGGGGAGTTCGAGGTTCCGCGAGAAGCGTCGGGAGAGGCCCGGGGGATTGGCCGCGCGACCCTTGACAGGGCTATAGGTCTAGGCCAAGCTCCCCCTTGCTGGTCTAAACCATTTAGAGGAAGCCGGGCCCCAGCCCGCCGAGTGCCGCGCCGTTGCGAGGGTCACCGCCGAGGGTGTGGGTGTGGAAGGCATTCCTGAGGAGGGGTGGCGCGTGAAGCGCAAGCTGATAGCAGCGATCGGGGTCGCGGGCATGTTGTTCTCCGTCGCCGCGTGTGGCGGCGACAGTGGTGACGGCGACAAGAAGGCAGGCGCGGACGGTTACGCCGGCGAGACGCTCACCGTGTGGGTGATGGACGGCTCGTCGCCGGACCAGTGGCAGAAGGACCTCACCGCCGAGTTCGAGAAGAAGACCAAGGCGAAGGTCAAGTTCGAGGTCCAGCAGTGGAACGGCATCCAGCAGAAGCTGACCACGTCGCTGTCCGAGGAGAACCCGCCGGACGTCTTCGAGATCGGTAACACCCAGACCCCGGCCTACGCGAAGACCGGCGGCCTCGCCGACCTCGCCGACCTCAAGGCCGAGATCGGCGGAGAGTGGACCGACTCGCTCAACGAGTCGTCCGTCTTCGAGGGCAAGCAGTACGCGGCGCCCTGGTACTTCGCCAACCGCGTCGTCCTCTACAACAAGAAGGTCTGGGCGGACGCCGGCCTCAAGGACACGCCCAAGACCCGTGACGAGTTCTACGACGCGCTCAAGGCGATCGGTGACAAGACCGACGCGGAGCCGATCTACCTGCCCGGCCAGAACTGGTACCACTTCGTCGGCCTGGTGATCGGCGAGGGCGGCGAACTGGTCAAGAAGGACGGCGACAAGTACGTCTCCAACCTCGACGACCCGAAGGTCGCCGCCGCCGCGGAGACGTACAAGAAGTTCCAGGCGCTGTCCAAGGCGCCCAAGGACAAGGACGAGGCCACCCCGCAGCAGGGCGAGGTCTTCGCCGACGGCAAGGTCGGCGCGTTCATCGGCATGGGCTGGGAAGCCGGCATCGCGATCGAGGCCAACCCGAAGATCGAGAAGGACATCGGCTACTTCACCATCCCCGGCGCCACGGCCGACAAGCCCGAGGGCGTCTTCCTCGGCGGCTCCAACCTCGCCGTCGCCGCGGGCAGCAAGAAGCAGGAGCTCGCCAAGGAGTTCCTGAAGATCGCCCTCTCCGACCAGTTCGAGGGCCAGCTGGCCAAGCTCAACGGCGTCATCCCCAACAAGGAGTCGCTGCAGAGCAACCTCAAGGGCAACGCCCCGGCCGAGGCCGCCGCGCCGGCCGCCGCCGTCGGTGGCACCACGCCGCTGATCCCGGAGTGGGCCGCTGTGGAGAACGACCCCAACCCGATCAAGACGTACCTGACCGCCGTCCTGAACGGCAAGTCCCCGGCCGAGGCCGCCAAGCAGGTCGAGGGCGAGTTCAACAAGCGTCTGTCGCAGCAGCAGTAGCCGCAGCGAGCGCACGGAGCGGGCGGGGGCCGGCCACTCGCCGGCCCCCGCCCCGGCGTCGAGTATGTCGAGAAGAGAGATCGCGAGCATGACCGTGCAGACCGAACGGCCGCCCTCCGGCCCGGCGGACGTCCGCAAGGCGGACGACGGGGGGGCCGGCAGGCCGACACCGAGAGCGGCGTCGCGCGTCGGCGCACTCGCCCCGTACCTGTTGCTGCTGCCCGCCTGTGTGGCCTCCGTGCTGCTGCTCGGCTGGCCGCTGCTGAAGGACGTGCTGCTGTCGTTCCAGAACCTCAACATGGGACAGCTGATCCAGCGCGTCACCGAATGGAACGGTGTCGACAACTACCGGACGGCCCTCACCAGTGAGGACTTCTGGCGGGTCACCCTCCGCTCGATCCTCTTCACGGCGGTCAACGTCGTCCTGATCATGGTGCTGGGCGCACTGGTCGGCCTGCTGCTCGCCCGTCTCGGCAAGGGGATGCGGTTCACCCTGCTGCTGGGCCTGGTGCTCGCCTGGGCCATGCCGATCGTGGCCGCCACCACCGTCTACCAGTGGCTGTTCGCACAGCGCTTCGGCGTCGTCAACTGGGTCCTGGACAAGCTCGGCTGGCACTCCATGGCCGACTACAGCTGGACCAGCAGCCAGATGTCGACGTTCTTCGTCATCACCGTACTGATCGTGTGGATGTCCATCCCGTTCGTCGCGATCAACCTCTACGCCGCGACCACCACGATCCCGAAGGAGCTCTACGAGGCCGCGTCCCTCGACGGCGCCGGCGCCTGGCGCGGCTTCACCACGGTCACCCTGCCGTTCCTGCGGCCGTTCCTCTACGCCACCACGTTCCTGGAGATCATCTGGGTCTTCAAGGCGTTCGTGCAGGTCTACCTCATCAACCAGGGCGGCCCCGACCGGCTCACCGAGATCCTGCCCGTCTACGCCTACGTCGAGGGTGTCGGCAACCAGCACTACGGCATGGGCGCGGCGATCGCCGTCCTGACCATCGCGATCCTGCTCGGCCTGACCGCCTACTACCTGCGGATCGTGCTCAAGCAAGAGGAGGACGAGCTGTGAAGCGCTCGCTCTTCGGCCGCCTGTGGCCCAACGCCACGGCCGTCGTCCTGTTCATCGGCTTCGTCTTCCCCGTGTACTGGATGTTCAACACGGCCCTCAAGCCGACCGGCGACATCCTCTCGGAGGACCCGGTCTGGTTCCCGACCGACATCACCTTCGAACACTTCAAGACCGCGACCGATGTCGACCACTTCTGGACCTACGTCACCAACTCGCTGACGGTCACCGTCCTGGCCGTGGTCTTCTCGCTGGTGATCGCGCTGGCCGGTTCCTTCGCCCTGGCGCGCATGCGCTTCAAGGGGCGGCGCGGCTTCATCATCGGATTCATGCTGGCCCAGATGGCGCCCTGGGAAGTCATGATCATCGCGATGTACATGATCGTGCGGGACGCGTCCATGCTGAACAGCCTCGTACCGCTGACGCTCTTCTACATGATGATGATCCTGCCCTTCACCATCCTGACGCTGCGCGGCTTCGTCGCCGCCGTGC
Coding sequences within it:
- a CDS encoding GntR family transcriptional regulator — encoded protein: MSTDLSSARTDTGAPDPTGRAPKYYRIKQHLLGLTEARPPGSPMPAERSLALEFRTSRTTVRKALQELVSEGRLIRIQGKGTFVARPKIYRTLQLTSYTEDMRNQGLTPASQLLNIDHIAAGEELAALLEVGRGEKVLRVERLRLAGGEPMAIEATHLSARRFPGLRRNLARRTSLYATLTEVYGIRLAEADETIETSPATPREADLLHTDVGLPMLRLSRHSRDETGTPVEWVRAVYRGSRYRFTATLTPPAP
- a CDS encoding carbohydrate ABC transporter permease, with product MKRSLFGRLWPNATAVVLFIGFVFPVYWMFNTALKPTGDILSEDPVWFPTDITFEHFKTATDVDHFWTYVTNSLTVTVLAVVFSLVIALAGSFALARMRFKGRRGFIIGFMLAQMAPWEVMIIAMYMIVRDASMLNSLVPLTLFYMMMILPFTILTLRGFVAAVPKELEESAMVDGCTRAQAFRRIILPLLAPGLMATSLFGFITAWNEFALVLVLNKDAEAQTLPLWLSSFQSQFGNDWGATMAASSLFAIPILILFVYLQRKAVSGLTAGAVKG
- a CDS encoding carbohydrate ABC transporter permease translates to MTVQTERPPSGPADVRKADDGGAGRPTPRAASRVGALAPYLLLLPACVASVLLLGWPLLKDVLLSFQNLNMGQLIQRVTEWNGVDNYRTALTSEDFWRVTLRSILFTAVNVVLIMVLGALVGLLLARLGKGMRFTLLLGLVLAWAMPIVAATTVYQWLFAQRFGVVNWVLDKLGWHSMADYSWTSSQMSTFFVITVLIVWMSIPFVAINLYAATTTIPKELYEAASLDGAGAWRGFTTVTLPFLRPFLYATTFLEIIWVFKAFVQVYLINQGGPDRLTEILPVYAYVEGVGNQHYGMGAAIAVLTIAILLGLTAYYLRIVLKQEEDEL
- a CDS encoding extracellular solute-binding protein produces the protein MKRKLIAAIGVAGMLFSVAACGGDSGDGDKKAGADGYAGETLTVWVMDGSSPDQWQKDLTAEFEKKTKAKVKFEVQQWNGIQQKLTTSLSEENPPDVFEIGNTQTPAYAKTGGLADLADLKAEIGGEWTDSLNESSVFEGKQYAAPWYFANRVVLYNKKVWADAGLKDTPKTRDEFYDALKAIGDKTDAEPIYLPGQNWYHFVGLVIGEGGELVKKDGDKYVSNLDDPKVAAAAETYKKFQALSKAPKDKDEATPQQGEVFADGKVGAFIGMGWEAGIAIEANPKIEKDIGYFTIPGATADKPEGVFLGGSNLAVAAGSKKQELAKEFLKIALSDQFEGQLAKLNGVIPNKESLQSNLKGNAPAEAAAPAAAVGGTTPLIPEWAAVENDPNPIKTYLTAVLNGKSPAEAAKQVEGEFNKRLSQQQ